A segment of the Denticeps clupeoides chromosome 2, fDenClu1.1, whole genome shotgun sequence genome:
TGATTTGGCAAGCAAATAGCAAGCATGACACCTCGAAGGCCCGTGACAAGCCacccgataaaaaaaaaaaaaaaaaaggggttaTTTAGTGTCAGGGCTACAGAGTATTTGTACAGGGAACTTTTACAGCGGGCTATACTATAGTACTTGGCACACGGCGTAGCAGAGATTAAATTATTGTTATACAGAGCAGAAAATGTCAATTTTCCCTTTTCTCTGCGAATTCAAGAGAAGTATTTAATCGTCTCAACAGCAACTTCTGCTGGTGTCTCATGTACTTATCCCACTAACTTTCCAAAAGGAGGCATCGGAAGAACAGATCTTATTCTTTACAAGGCTTCAAACAGTGTGAACGAGAGGGGGAGGGGTAAGACAAGTAGGAAACACTCACATTTAAGCAAAGGCATCAAAAATACAGCATGCTTGTAAAAGGTCAAATAGGGTATAGGTCAGAAAATCTCAAAAAGTTGGCAAAAAGGAAACAAAGGGGGAGGGGGTGAGATGTTAAGAATATGCTCAGACTAAGTTAAAAGAGCAGTGCTTCCTCATCGTCCATCCGGAACAGGCTTGCAACCAGACCAGGCCTTAAAGCAGGAAGGACAAAGTCACGGGGAGCCATGCATTTGGCATCAGAGAGAAAGACCCATTAAAGCAACCAAGGAGAACcgttcatgtaaaaaaaaaaaaaaaaaaagtatgaaaaagAAGATGCGAAGCCCCTACTGAACCCATAGCTCATCTCTCTATGGCTTTAGTATCGGTGTGCTGCGTGCACAGGTTGGATTGGGCATTTAGTACGCTTGGTGTCTACAGCCGGTTGTTTTTTGTCTATACACAGGTTATGATTCTTGTGAAATTGCACATGGCAGTCCGGCACCCCAGTATAGGACGGGCCTCTGTTTTGTGGCAGGCCTGCGGCGGTCACCAGTAAAAGGAGCGGGAGAGAAAGTTGGCGGCGGTGCCGAGCCAGCCCACGCCATCCTGCATTGATCCCAGACGCGACACGGCCTTGTGCTGCTCCTGCGAGGGGCTTTCGTCCTCGGGCAGATAGTCTGGCAGGTCCATGTTCTGCTCCACCACCACATCCAAGCCCTCCTGGAAAGGGACCATTAGCTGGAAACAGCAGAAATCAGAAGGAGGGACAGAGCTGTGAGTTGTACTCTGCTGTAAGGTCACAGTCAAGGTTGGGATGTAAAACAGCATAGAAAAAATTGTGTTCTATACACATGACATCTTGCTTTTATAAAACTGAAttataattagattttttttttttaagtataaataaacaattaaataaatatgcctGCTTCATTTTGCCTttgtttttaaacattaattgtatataattaaatcaacatttacagcaatttctTGCACAACCCTGGGGGAGCTCCAATAATGGCTCGTCTCTTATCATTGCAGAGTATCACGTACTATTAAACTGAAATAAGTTAAATTGGTGTTGGAATGCCCAATTTTCTAATGGCTTGTGCATTAAACTTGACTTGGCTAACTAAACTTGATCTAAAATTCTAGCTGTgagtaacaaaaaaaagcctaaaatgaataaaagttcCCCCAAAACGGCCTACAATAGCGATAAAACAAACAACAGTTTGCATCAAAGCAATGAATGTGAGgaagaaaatgtgtgttttaaagtcTAGAGTTTAAAATACCACAATCTGAAtcttaaataaattcatttagaAATGAAGGACATTTCCAGATATTGTTGTTAAATGGTTCTATACGAAGACTAGAAAACAGTCAGTTAGTTGGGCAGTGATGGCTACTGGTTAAATGCacactgtgttcaccgtgtgctgtgctgctgtgtatcacaagtgacaatcactgtgttctgtatgttcactttcttcttcttctatcaACTCTGCCACCTAGTGGTCAAACATGTGACAAACACAAGAGGCCAGAGCAGCTGCTGTTGCAATGACAATGGCCATTTTAGGTCACAGCTATGAAGCTCCAGGTACTAAATGCCCTTCCAATTCAAACCATGGGGACAGGCACACTTAATTACCACAGAAGGACCTTCTGAATAACATCCAGGGGTGAGTGTGAGTGGGCGTGGAGCAACAGCCAGGCCACAATGACATCGCTCAGGGGGCACAGGGGCTTCCTGGGAGAGATCAtgtttggtggtgggggggggggggggggggggggggcatggggTGAGTAACTCCTCTAAAGGGGGCAGGTCAGTGAAAGCCTCCTGAGGCAGAGGGGCGTTACCAGCACTGTGTGTCAGCCTGAATCACCCTCACCCTGCTGGCCGCTCTGAGGCGAGGCTCTATAACAAAGCTCTGCACCTGATTATAAGAGCAGTAATCCTGCGTTGGACTCACCTCACTTCCATCTTCCCCCTTCACCACCTGATGGGCCTTCATCACTTTGGTTGAGTTGATTGCTGTGCCCAGagcctgtaaaaaaatatataaagttcaAAGATCAAGAGCTTTCTATAAAGCGCTGCTGTGCGTGAACACCTTCACTCACCTCTGCCTTCAGGTCTGAACGGATCCTGACCACACACCGCTTCACTGCCATCTGGAAAGTGAAGCTGATGACCCCTCTGATCTTCAGCAGAGCTTCCTCACAAAGGCTCCGCCGGGCCTGAGCAACGGGACACAACCACAGGGTGCGGCTCAAACTAACAGTCTGTTGACCACTTTAACATGCAGGCCTATATTTACTCCACCCTGCCAAAAAATGAGCGGTGCACACTAATATTTGGTTGGATGCATTCATCCTGTCACCGTTTCCATCAACTTCACTGCAGAGTTTCAGTTGAGGCCGAGAGTGTCAAACCACGGTTTATAGTCTGCTGTGGAAATAATGGGTTCAGGTTGAGGCTCTGCGGTGGCCAATCCATGTGTTAAAAGTGACGTCTCACCCTCCCTGAGCAATCCTTTCACAATTAGAGCCAGATGAATCCTAGCAGTCGTCTTGAAAGATACCCGGAAGAAAAATCCATAGATCGAAAGGTCTGGtcatgctgtatatttttattgtcacgTAACATTGCTGATCCCAGACCTGAACAACTCATAATACTGCTTTCACAAGGCGCTGTTTCTAAATAATGTTTCCTAAAGTAACTAAATTCATGGAAAAATATTAATCAATACAGTAATTTAGCAATCAAAAGCTCTTGGCTatttgcagatgttttttttttttctggccatgTAGTTTCAGTGTATTTCTAGCGAGTGGCTTCTGCTGAAATGTGAACTGGCTAGGTGCGACAGACCTGTGGTGCGCCGCTCAGGTCAAATTTGAACCCCATGCGGTTCGATTCCTGACATttacaccaccaacactcacacCGCAGCCCTCGCCGTCGTCAGACAATCAGTCACGGAACCTCAAGAGTGTGTGCTTACCGGGTCATCCAGCCCGTCGATTTGGAGCACCACAGTTTTGGCCCGTTTATTTGTGGATCCCAGGAAGAACTGGGCTTTGCGGCGACAGGAAGCAGACGCCTCTGCCTGTTCAGCTTCAGCACTGGTGGAGTTCTGCAGGATCTCATAGATCTCTGATGCCAGGAGCTTGGTCTCTCCTGGTGATGTACTCCTGAAGGAAAAATAACCATTTGTCAATTGCACACCATAAATGAATTGTGTGTAATGATATTTTGGGTCCTAGAACATTAAATTGTTGCTATAGAGGAAACCATAACAACAAAAGCAGACTTGAATTTACATAGCATTTCATATTATGTTTATTAAGGCCCAGTGTGGTCAATTCACAGCTGATATTTCAAAAGGTCGCCTCTCTGGCAGGCGTGAGGGGACAATTCAGCTGCATGGGGGTGATCGGCAACCACTGGAGACTACACAGAGTCGCTCAGACAGTCCTGCTGCTCAACTAACCTTttccatgttaaaaaaaaaaaaaaaacagaactacaTAAAGAAACATCCTTCATGgtgcaacaattttttttttacttaccaaacaaagtgataaaaagaaataatcacTGATGCTTAAACCAATTTTAAAGAATTGGAAAGATCTGGGCAAAGGTTTGAGTAGGAAATAAAAAATCCACAGCACATGGTTTCTGTCTATATTCCTGTTGATCCCTTTGTTCTGAATGGTTATAACATGAGTAGCCTCATTCACATCTCCATTTGAGGTTGTGACTGATGTTAGGGTCCTGAGATGCCCCCACTGGACATTATATGGGACGTGTCGCCGGGCCATCATTCATGCCTCTCTGCAGGAGCCGACATCTGCTGGCTGACAGTTGAGCTGCTGGCCTCATGCAGGCACTGTGGCTGCCTCAAAACACGCCGCGGGCACCGAATCCACACCTACATCTAAATTTGAGGTCCGCAATGCAGAACGTCAAGCTGAAAAGCTCTAGTCCGCAAAAGATTTGCTGAAGCAAACGAAACAATGAAAACCCTTTGCCCAACTTTCTTGAGTCTTCTTTCACACATGAGGCGATGAACGACCTCTGCTCAAAGTCAGCCTGTCTGGAATAGGGACACATAGGCTGTGGTACTGCAGGGCAGACCTTTGATGGGCTTCACGTTAACCAAAGTGACTGGCGGCTTCCAAGGACAGTGAGGGAGGAGCCTAGGGAGAGAGAAATCCTACCCAGCTCTGCCAAACACTGGCATTTATTCCCTGGGCTCTTAGGCCAAAAAAGCAGTCGTTTATCCCTGAAAAGCCTCCAGATATTCTCAGTCAGTCAATGCAACAATTGCACGATAGCCAAAAGCACTCCAACGTGAGATCTGCACCTCTGCATAATCAACCCATAATCCACCCTACAGGGTTCCCAGACTGGGGTCCGCGACCGTCCTGGGCGAGAATAGGGTGCTAGCAATCGTAGGGGGTCCACACAATGTTAccaaaacattacatttctaaaatcccaataacacactAGGATAATCAAAATGCTGTATATTCCTGCAGTGTAgaacaaggagaataagaacaaaaatatacaagtaaaatattgtaattaatcACGTTAATCttttaatgcatgtgtgtgcaatgaaaTTGGGGTTTAATGGTCCTGGCTTTTCTTGGGAGGCTTCAGGGAGGAAAAAAGGTTTCGGAAGTCCTGCTCTACACGGTCCTCAGTATATACTTGTACTTAGTTGTGCCATTCactgtaaaatattaaatacataagTAAATAACCAGGAAGTAAGTACCAGATAAATCATATTTCCCAAAGTGGAGCAAATTTTGTCCTCACACTGAATTACATTTGTCATGACAGCAGACTTTTATTTGACTGACACTGCAGAAGAAATCtgcacgccacacacacacagtgaggacagtttttttgttttttttgtggaaaaattGCTAAGGGAGCAGGGGTGGCAAGCGGCAGCGCTGCAAGGGACTTACTTCTGCATGACGTTCTGCAGGCTCAGCATCATGCCCAGC
Coding sequences within it:
- the armc1 gene encoding armadillo repeat-containing protein 1; the encoded protein is MSGEPDALAVVNQLRDLAADPLNRRAIVEDQGCLPGLILFLDHPNPQVVYSALLAVRYLAECRANREKMKGELGMMLSLQNVMQKSTSPGETKLLASEIYEILQNSTSAEAEQAEASASCRRKAQFFLGSTNKRAKTVVLQIDGLDDPARRSLCEEALLKIRGVISFTFQMAVKRCVVRIRSDLKAEALGTAINSTKVMKAHQVVKGEDGSELMVPFQEGLDVVVEQNMDLPDYLPEDESPSQEQHKAVSRLGSMQDGVGWLGTAANFLSRSFYW